In Candidatus Fusobacterium pullicola, the sequence AGGACAATACGGACACGTTAAAATTATCCTTGAGCCAAACCCAGGAAAAGAATTTGAATTTGTTAACAAAATTACTGGAGGAGTTATCCCTAGAGAATATATTCCTGCAGTTGAAAAAGGATGTAGAGAAGCTCTTGAAAGTGGAGTTGTTGCAGGATATCCAATTGTTGACGTAAAAGTAACATTATACGATGGATCATACCACGAAGTTGACTCGTCAGAAATGGCGTTCAAAGTTGCTGGATCAATGGCTGTTAAACAAGCTGCAGCAAAATCTAACCCAATCATTCTTGAACCAGTATTCAAAGTAGAAGTAACTACTCCAGAAGAGTACATGGGAGATATCATCGGAGACTTAAACTCAAGAAGAGGAATGATCGGTGGAATGATCGATAGAAATGGTGCTAAGATCATAACTGCTAAAGTACCTTTATCAGAAATGTTCGGATATGCAACTGACTTAAGATCTAAATCTCAAGGAAGAGCTAACTACTCAATGGAATTTGCTGAGTATACACAAGTGCCAGCTTCAATCCAAAAAGCTATTCAAGAACAAAGAGGAAAGTAATAATCTTTGTTGATTATAAAATAAAAATAAATAAGGTTGGTGCCTAGCACCAACCACAACTAATAATAAATTTAAAAAACCTTAGGAGGAGAATTTAAATGGCTAAAGAAAAATTCGAAAGAAGCAAACCGCACGTTAACATCGGAACAATCGGACACGTTGACCACGGAAAAACAACAACAACAGCAGCTATCTCTAAAGTATTATCAGATTTAGGACTAGCTCAAA encodes:
- the tuf gene encoding elongation factor Tu (EF-Tu; promotes GTP-dependent binding of aminoacyl-tRNA to the A-site of ribosomes during protein biosynthesis; when the tRNA anticodon matches the mRNA codon, GTP hydrolysis results; the inactive EF-Tu-GDP leaves the ribosome and release of GDP is promoted by elongation factor Ts; many prokaryotes have two copies of the gene encoding EF-Tu), which produces MAKEKFERSKPHVNIGTIGHVDHGKTTTTAAISKVLSDLGLAQ